A DNA window from Novosphingobium sp. RL4 contains the following coding sequences:
- a CDS encoding DMT family transporter: MRAFLMLGLVMLFWAGNSIVGRAVRADVPPFTLALGRWLIAVMVLLPFSARQLWKERAQALAGWRWVLALGFLGVVCFNGFLYKGLHYTIAANALLLQAAIPAVVMVLDFAIFGGRPGRLHVMGVLVSTLGVVSIVFRGDPAALMQLRLGAGDVLIFCAVAAWSLYTVFLRKRPPISAASLLLLTFGLGALAMAPLAALEALQGQTVAWSPKILAAYAYIGVFPSVLAYFIYNRATHELGAARAGQAITLMPLFGALLSSLLLGEPLHGYHLAGMALILGGIVVSALAMRRAK, from the coding sequence ATGCGTGCATTTCTCATGCTGGGGCTGGTCATGCTGTTCTGGGCCGGCAATTCGATCGTTGGACGGGCCGTGCGCGCGGATGTTCCGCCCTTCACGCTCGCGCTCGGCCGATGGCTGATCGCGGTGATGGTCCTGCTGCCTTTCTCGGCACGGCAGCTCTGGAAAGAGCGGGCGCAGGCTCTGGCCGGATGGCGCTGGGTACTGGCGCTCGGGTTCCTGGGCGTCGTGTGCTTCAACGGGTTCCTCTATAAAGGGCTGCACTACACCATCGCGGCCAATGCGCTGCTGCTGCAGGCGGCGATTCCCGCAGTCGTCATGGTGCTGGACTTCGCGATCTTCGGGGGGCGGCCGGGGCGGCTGCACGTCATGGGCGTGCTGGTTTCCACGCTGGGCGTCGTTTCGATCGTGTTTCGCGGCGATCCGGCGGCCTTGATGCAGTTGCGGCTGGGCGCCGGCGACGTCCTGATCTTCTGCGCCGTTGCGGCATGGTCGCTCTATACGGTGTTCCTCAGGAAGCGGCCGCCGATTTCGGCCGCCAGTCTTCTCCTGCTGACCTTTGGCCTCGGGGCTTTGGCGATGGCGCCGCTGGCGGCTTTGGAGGCCCTGCAGGGGCAGACGGTGGCATGGAGCCCGAAAATCCTTGCCGCCTATGCCTATATCGGGGTGTTCCCCTCGGTGCTGGCCTACTTCATCTACAACCGTGCGACTCACGAACTCGGCGCGGCGCGGGCAGGGCAGGCGATCACGCTGATGCCTTTGTTCGGAGCACTGCTTTCGTCGCTTCTGCTCGGTGAGCCGCTGCATGGCTACCATCTGGCGGGGATGGCGCTGATTCTCGGCGGGATCGTGGTTTCCGCGCTTGCCATGCGGCGGGCAAAATAA